The following proteins come from a genomic window of Microbacterium sulfonylureivorans:
- a CDS encoding LamG-like jellyroll fold domain-containing protein codes for MVPLAALTISAAAISDEAENGRRDVMMNNSLGRVTSLLLGLALVVATLALTPTSASAAGADYYVSATSGSDTNAGSSTSAPFKTIQRAANVAVSGDTVHIMAGTYREKVTPANSGTASDPITFKKYNDDEVIISGLEVVPSTGWQLDAGNVYKHTVPDSDPEMGLENAQVFVGGVEMTLGRWPNTGRAAWSAAPNVDFMTTEGDTWIEGATTGAEIPGGDDAWTGGIVTALARSGWGFYPWKITDYTQSNHRITLNGAGLDGNEYGWQLPTDMYPDDKEFVLMGARVAVDVENEFYVDYANDTLYLYAPGGGSPGSNVEIKTRKWGFDLGNANYIHIEGVKLRGAGIRAWDSHDSVIDRVELDYPAVSRLHYTEDVDLEGFAYSGWRMSTDSGVLLGGARGKNHFGHSNTLKNSTVKNATTTAAVTLGGTGHNVVNNEITDSAMGIWANGSDFLISYNTIARMQMNALHGYYHDTIVEHNDISSMLQDGQTDDGATHPYAMDMGNSVWRYNRIHDFSALAALYADNATMNLGIHRNVVYDINGPWGAMVNGRSENVAMYHNTFVNPGQAGFNFWDLPGYNVFGANNIAARSTFQTTMVGSTKSHNLENTDPLFVNEGGHDLRLQSTSPAIDAGMVLPGISDGYTGSAPDAGAYEKDGAGWTAGHDFDNPPAMTSSTGVWPRMNHVKNSSFDARVWGGAIANLTWHDGWNISDSTVAVHQAYGESWDEYTKNTRSSAVLQQGDWITQTITGLSPNTTYTAGAYLRMDTAGVGSATMTVENFGGSAVTPVSGNADAMQHRTLEFTTGPSSTTATIKISKDATTANAAYVANVSLTENLQVAGLIGHWKLDESSGTVAADSSGNSANGTVSGTTSWVAGKSGNALSLGSATSHADIGSHDLGNAAGVTLSMWVKTTSTSTNSYLFGGWDGPGVQFTYNTGGAGGGKVNLYHSSFGRINSTTSVNDGSWHMVTWRYVKGDTFKIYVDGAEEATANVGTINWDDWYWIIGAQGSSKTEGFNGSIDDVRLYNTALAPSAIQQLYYAPENLAQGKTATQSSTYGSAGASRAVDGITDGDYFAGSVTSTGLEANASWQVDLGQARAIGDIQVWNRTDLVPERLSDYWVFVSSVPFTPGLTAAQRVTEGVATGFHQTTQAGSPTTIPADVTGRYVMVQLAGTNYLSLAEVKVLAPVTNFAQGKTATQSSTYTTAAASKAVDGITNGNYFAGSVTSTQQEAHASWQVDLGQTRAIGDIRIWNRTDAAPERLSDYWVFVSPVPFTSGLTPAQRVTEGVATGFHQTAQAGSPTMIPADVSGRYVMVQLSGTNYLHLAEVKVLPDLD; via the coding sequence GTGGTGCCCCTCGCGGCGCTGACGATCTCGGCAGCGGCTATCAGCGATGAGGCTGAGAACGGACGACGTGACGTGATGATGAACAATTCGCTGGGAAGAGTGACTTCGCTGCTGCTGGGCCTCGCGTTGGTCGTCGCCACGCTGGCCCTCACACCGACATCGGCCAGCGCTGCAGGCGCCGACTATTACGTGAGCGCGACGAGCGGATCGGACACGAACGCGGGAAGTTCGACGAGCGCGCCGTTCAAGACCATTCAGAGAGCCGCCAATGTCGCTGTGTCGGGCGACACGGTCCACATCATGGCCGGCACATATCGCGAGAAGGTGACACCCGCCAACAGTGGCACGGCCAGTGACCCGATCACCTTCAAGAAGTACAACGACGATGAGGTGATCATCAGCGGACTGGAGGTCGTCCCCTCGACCGGCTGGCAATTGGACGCGGGCAACGTCTACAAGCACACCGTGCCAGACTCCGACCCTGAGATGGGACTCGAGAACGCACAGGTGTTCGTGGGCGGTGTAGAGATGACTTTGGGGCGGTGGCCCAACACGGGAAGGGCAGCCTGGTCAGCAGCGCCGAACGTGGATTTCATGACGACCGAGGGAGACACCTGGATCGAAGGAGCCACAACCGGGGCAGAGATACCCGGTGGCGACGATGCATGGACGGGCGGGATCGTCACTGCGCTCGCCCGGTCGGGGTGGGGCTTCTACCCGTGGAAGATCACCGACTACACGCAGAGCAACCACCGAATCACACTCAACGGTGCCGGCCTCGACGGAAATGAGTATGGATGGCAACTGCCCACGGACATGTACCCGGATGACAAGGAGTTCGTTCTCATGGGCGCGCGTGTCGCCGTGGATGTCGAGAACGAGTTCTACGTGGATTACGCCAACGACACGCTGTACTTGTATGCGCCAGGCGGGGGCAGCCCTGGGTCGAACGTCGAGATCAAGACCCGCAAGTGGGGGTTCGACCTGGGCAACGCCAACTACATCCACATCGAAGGAGTGAAACTCCGTGGAGCGGGGATTCGAGCCTGGGATTCGCACGACTCCGTGATCGATCGCGTCGAGCTGGACTACCCCGCGGTGTCGCGCCTGCACTACACGGAGGACGTTGATCTAGAAGGCTTCGCATACAGCGGGTGGCGGATGTCGACGGACAGCGGCGTTCTGCTGGGTGGTGCCAGAGGAAAGAACCACTTCGGTCATTCCAACACGCTCAAGAACAGCACGGTCAAGAACGCCACCACAACGGCTGCCGTCACCCTGGGCGGAACGGGACACAATGTCGTGAATAACGAGATCACGGACTCCGCCATGGGGATCTGGGCGAACGGTAGCGATTTCCTCATCAGCTACAACACCATCGCCAGAATGCAGATGAATGCCCTTCATGGGTACTACCACGACACGATCGTCGAGCACAACGACATCTCGAGTATGCTTCAGGACGGCCAGACCGACGATGGTGCAACGCACCCGTACGCCATGGACATGGGAAATTCCGTCTGGCGATACAACAGGATTCACGATTTCTCTGCCCTTGCCGCGCTCTATGCCGACAATGCGACGATGAATCTCGGGATTCATAGAAACGTCGTCTACGACATCAACGGTCCCTGGGGGGCCATGGTGAATGGGCGCTCGGAGAACGTGGCGATGTACCACAACACCTTTGTGAATCCTGGCCAGGCAGGATTCAACTTCTGGGATCTGCCGGGCTACAACGTTTTCGGCGCCAACAACATCGCGGCGCGGTCCACGTTCCAGACCACAATGGTCGGCAGCACCAAGAGCCATAACCTGGAGAACACCGATCCGCTCTTCGTCAACGAAGGGGGCCATGATCTGCGCCTGCAGAGCACGTCGCCGGCGATCGATGCAGGAATGGTCCTTCCCGGCATTTCCGATGGTTACACCGGGTCGGCGCCCGACGCCGGCGCCTACGAAAAGGACGGCGCCGGCTGGACGGCAGGACACGACTTTGACAACCCGCCCGCAATGACATCCTCCACCGGAGTGTGGCCGCGGATGAATCACGTCAAGAACAGCAGTTTCGATGCGAGGGTCTGGGGCGGCGCGATCGCAAATCTGACGTGGCACGACGGGTGGAACATCAGCGACAGCACCGTTGCCGTGCACCAGGCGTATGGCGAGAGCTGGGACGAGTACACGAAGAACACGCGGTCGTCGGCTGTCCTGCAGCAGGGGGACTGGATCACGCAGACCATCACCGGGCTCTCACCGAACACCACCTACACCGCCGGCGCGTACCTCAGAATGGACACAGCAGGCGTCGGCTCGGCCACCATGACGGTCGAGAATTTCGGCGGCTCGGCGGTCACCCCGGTCTCGGGAAACGCTGACGCAATGCAGCACCGTACGCTCGAGTTCACGACGGGACCGAGCAGCACAACCGCAACCATCAAGATCTCCAAGGACGCCACGACAGCGAACGCGGCCTATGTCGCGAACGTGTCCCTGACCGAGAACCTGCAGGTAGCCGGCCTCATCGGGCATTGGAAGCTCGACGAGAGCAGCGGAACGGTCGCGGCCGATTCATCCGGCAACTCCGCGAACGGGACGGTGAGCGGGACGACGAGCTGGGTTGCGGGCAAGTCCGGGAATGCGCTGAGCCTGGGCAGTGCGACCAGCCACGCGGACATCGGCTCCCATGACCTCGGCAACGCCGCCGGCGTGACCTTGAGCATGTGGGTCAAGACGACCTCCACCTCGACGAACTCCTATCTGTTCGGCGGCTGGGACGGTCCGGGCGTGCAGTTCACCTACAACACCGGGGGAGCCGGTGGCGGCAAAGTGAATCTGTACCATTCGTCGTTCGGAAGGATCAACTCCACAACGAGCGTCAATGACGGCAGCTGGCACATGGTGACGTGGCGGTATGTGAAGGGCGACACCTTCAAGATCTACGTCGACGGCGCCGAAGAAGCCACCGCGAATGTCGGAACCATCAACTGGGACGACTGGTACTGGATCATCGGTGCGCAAGGATCCTCGAAGACGGAGGGATTCAACGGCTCGATTGACGATGTGCGTCTGTACAACACCGCGCTGGCGCCATCAGCGATTCAGCAGCTGTACTACGCCCCGGAGAACCTTGCGCAAGGCAAGACGGCGACGCAGTCATCCACGTACGGCAGCGCCGGTGCGTCGAGGGCAGTGGACGGCATCACCGATGGCGACTACTTCGCCGGCTCGGTCACCTCCACCGGGCTTGAGGCCAACGCATCGTGGCAGGTGGATCTGGGGCAAGCCCGGGCTATCGGCGACATCCAGGTCTGGAACCGCACCGATCTTGTCCCGGAACGTCTCTCCGACTATTGGGTGTTCGTATCCTCGGTTCCGTTCACCCCCGGCCTGACCGCGGCGCAGCGCGTCACCGAGGGAGTCGCCACCGGATTCCACCAGACCACCCAGGCAGGGTCTCCCACCACGATCCCTGCTGACGTCACGGGACGGTATGTGATGGTCCAACTCGCGGGCACCAACTACCTCAGCCTCGCCGAGGTGAAGGTGCTCGCACCGGTGACGAACTTCGCACAAGGAAAGACCGCGACGCAGTCGTCGACGTACACAACCGCCGCCGCCTCCAAGGCGGTCGACGGAATCACCAACGGAAACTACTTCGCGGGGTCCGTCACCTCGACGCAGCAGGAGGCCCACGCGTCGTGGCAGGTGGACCTGGGGCAGACTCGAGCCATCGGTGACATCAGAATCTGGAACCGCACCGACGCGGCCCCAGAGCGCCTCTCCGACTACTGGGTATTCGTGTCGCCTGTTCCCTTCACCTCCGGCCTCACGCCAGCGCAGCGCGTTACCGAGGGGGTGGCCACCGGCTTCCACCAGACCGCGCAGGCAGGATCTCCCACGATGATCCCCGCTGATGTCAGCGGTCGGTACGTGATGGTCCAGCTCTCCGGCACCAACTACCTCCACCTCGCCGAGGTGAAGGTGCTGCCCGACCTGGACTGA
- a CDS encoding L-rhamnose mutarotase — protein MEVTVQRARLRPGAGPRYSQVHSRIPAEIEAALRASGVMRWQIWRDGDSLFHLIETIDGFDTTLERMRLLGPIDPEWDELIDSLVDSADESFATLDPVWAMTPEGQFGGEDARVVAGSTGA, from the coding sequence GTGGAAGTGACAGTCCAGCGAGCCCGGCTCCGCCCGGGTGCCGGGCCTCGATACAGCCAGGTCCATTCGCGCATTCCGGCCGAGATCGAGGCAGCGTTGCGCGCGAGTGGAGTGATGCGCTGGCAGATCTGGCGCGACGGTGATTCCCTCTTCCACCTCATCGAAACGATCGACGGCTTCGACACGACGTTGGAGAGAATGCGGCTACTCGGCCCGATCGACCCAGAATGGGACGAACTGATCGACTCGCTGGTCGACTCCGCCGATGAATCGTTCGCCACGCTGGATCCCGTGTGGGCGATGACTCCCGAGGGGCAGTTCGGCGGGGAGGATGCACGGGTCGTGGCCGGCTCCACCGGGGCGTAG
- a CDS encoding GntR family transcriptional regulator, translated as MTDSVTHGLQLDRALLSEQIYTHIKQMIKDGTLAPGDQVVEYKMARELGVSQAPVREALKRLVHDGIVTHVPRNGNFVSRFSTQEAEDARVARVALEEMAARLTCGRLSEQEGVELSDLINGMRLAADRRDLEAFREHDFAFHRAVVQASRNTYLPRMWDIVEPSLRSFDILSDPAFKGDWHVAAEWHQDLLDALMTSSPAEAAALFARHAARLAGSEGDDLESVLRGELPAADA; from the coding sequence ATGACCGACTCAGTGACCCACGGACTCCAACTGGATCGAGCGCTGCTGTCTGAGCAGATCTATACGCACATCAAGCAGATGATCAAAGACGGCACCCTGGCACCCGGGGATCAGGTCGTGGAGTACAAGATGGCTCGTGAGCTGGGCGTGAGCCAAGCCCCTGTTCGCGAAGCGCTGAAGCGGCTCGTGCATGACGGCATCGTCACCCACGTTCCGCGCAACGGCAACTTCGTGTCCCGATTCTCGACGCAGGAGGCAGAGGATGCGAGAGTCGCTCGCGTCGCTCTCGAAGAGATGGCGGCCAGGCTGACCTGCGGCCGGTTGAGCGAACAGGAGGGCGTCGAACTCAGCGACCTGATCAATGGGATGCGGCTGGCTGCCGATCGTCGTGATCTGGAGGCTTTCCGTGAGCACGACTTCGCGTTCCACCGTGCGGTGGTGCAGGCGAGCCGCAACACCTACCTGCCACGGATGTGGGACATCGTCGAACCCAGTCTGCGCTCCTTCGACATCCTCTCCGACCCTGCGTTCAAGGGGGACTGGCATGTTGCGGCCGAATGGCATCAAGACCTTCTCGACGCGTTGATGACGTCCAGTCCCGCGGAGGCGGCGGCGCTGTTCGCGCGGCACGCTGCCAGGTTGGCCGGCAGCGAGGGCGACGACCTCGAGTCTGTTCTGCGCGGGGAGCTTCCCGCCGCCGACGCATAA
- a CDS encoding amidohydrolase family protein, translating into MPESSAGLVDAHIHLWDTGVFDLPWLAAVPQLATRYTAAELAQEWAGVPVRGAVAVQAGDSAAEATWLLSSVADASTLAQAQIEVVLQYAPSRNRLPGPWEPLVFSEGRYPKGVRLPLYEHPADWWALRGVEELVGYLEDHGLILELLLRPDQLRSVGEIATKHPRLTIVLCHLGLGEGDPTQEWRADVARLATRKNVAAKVSGLITSRPPEPEDHRRARRAAGWALERWGPERLMFGSDWPVSTRAGRYTDVLEWTMRAVGAASPGEIQSLSESTAVSVYNLAAPGSHQQTISGK; encoded by the coding sequence ATGCCTGAGTCCTCCGCAGGTCTCGTCGATGCCCACATCCACCTTTGGGACACAGGGGTTTTCGACTTGCCCTGGCTCGCTGCGGTTCCTCAACTCGCGACGAGATACACCGCGGCCGAACTCGCCCAGGAATGGGCCGGCGTCCCGGTGCGTGGCGCTGTCGCCGTCCAGGCGGGCGACTCGGCCGCCGAGGCGACGTGGTTGCTTTCGAGCGTCGCTGACGCTTCAACGCTGGCACAGGCGCAGATCGAAGTGGTTCTGCAGTATGCACCGTCGCGCAATCGGCTGCCCGGACCGTGGGAGCCTCTCGTCTTCAGTGAGGGCCGGTATCCAAAGGGGGTGCGTCTTCCGCTGTACGAGCACCCCGCGGACTGGTGGGCGCTCCGCGGCGTGGAGGAGCTCGTCGGCTATCTCGAAGACCACGGGTTGATCCTCGAACTGCTGCTGCGCCCGGATCAGCTCCGTTCGGTCGGCGAGATCGCGACCAAGCACCCTCGACTCACCATCGTCCTCTGTCATCTCGGGCTGGGGGAGGGCGATCCCACTCAGGAGTGGCGAGCCGACGTCGCGCGGCTCGCGACCCGCAAGAACGTCGCCGCGAAGGTCTCCGGTCTCATCACCAGCCGGCCACCAGAGCCCGAGGACCACCGTCGTGCACGCCGTGCCGCAGGATGGGCGCTCGAGCGATGGGGACCGGAGCGCCTCATGTTCGGAAGCGACTGGCCGGTGTCGACCCGCGCCGGCAGGTATACCGATGTGCTCGAGTGGACGATGCGGGCGGTTGGCGCCGCCTCCCCGGGCGAGATCCAGTCGCTGTCGGAGTCGACCGCTGTATCCGTGTACAACCTCGCTGCCCCGGGGAGCCATCAGCAAACGATTAGCGGTAAGTGA
- a CDS encoding ribonuclease activity regulator RraA, whose product MTNTATATKPPVQLPIRGEAWSRPDADQMEAMQEIGSATACAKLHQLGIRRSFIEGPVSLQPGQKVVGSALTLQFMPQREDLASGVSQEYVERNTALWAVMETVQPGDVLVIQAYGSQFSGCIGDILARYFQRKGGAGIVVDGRIRDAGRIRELGIPVWSTGTTPHYASQSELFPWAYDVPVAVGGALCLPGDFVVADDDGPVIVPQGLASELCAATKDHQDWEVFSRTRLDQGARLSDYYPLTPDTRAEYEAWLAAGSPR is encoded by the coding sequence ATGACCAACACCGCCACCGCGACGAAGCCGCCTGTGCAACTCCCCATCCGTGGAGAGGCCTGGTCGCGCCCGGACGCGGATCAGATGGAGGCCATGCAGGAGATCGGTTCGGCCACGGCCTGCGCGAAGCTCCACCAACTCGGCATTCGTCGGTCGTTCATCGAGGGTCCGGTGTCGCTTCAGCCTGGCCAGAAGGTCGTCGGCTCCGCCCTGACGCTCCAGTTCATGCCCCAGCGGGAGGATCTCGCATCCGGCGTCTCTCAGGAGTACGTCGAGCGGAACACCGCCCTGTGGGCGGTGATGGAGACGGTGCAGCCCGGCGACGTCCTCGTCATCCAGGCGTACGGCAGCCAGTTCTCCGGATGCATCGGCGACATCCTCGCCCGCTACTTCCAGCGCAAGGGCGGCGCCGGCATCGTCGTCGACGGCCGGATCCGGGATGCCGGCCGGATCCGCGAGCTCGGGATTCCCGTCTGGAGCACCGGGACGACGCCGCACTACGCCTCGCAGTCGGAACTCTTTCCGTGGGCGTACGACGTGCCTGTCGCCGTCGGCGGCGCGCTCTGCCTGCCGGGCGACTTCGTCGTCGCCGACGACGACGGCCCGGTGATCGTGCCTCAGGGGCTCGCGTCGGAGTTGTGCGCGGCCACGAAGGATCATCAGGACTGGGAGGTCTTCAGCCGCACGCGGCTCGACCAGGGTGCGAGGCTGAGCGACTACTACCCGCTCACTCCCGACACTCGGGCGGAGTATGAGGCCTGGCTCGCGGCAGGCTCGCCCCGCTGA
- a CDS encoding carbohydrate ABC transporter permease, with protein MNMRTKSTESQTTAVAEAMTVPAATDAVVTPASASAIANAVEAPRSPRRRRRRPTASSSVGRITKWAVLVVVAVVMLVPMYVLVISAFKSQADILLTPLLISPDTFTLEHLAKALTSEKFNVVRAYGITLLFVVLVNVFCILLAAPASYVIARGRSKWHLVLLLVFVSGMFIPGQVTLIPVVFVLRVLGLIGTIPGFVLFETALTLPITIFLFVAYLRTVPRDIDEAAALDGAGKIRAFWSCIFPIMKPAVATIVVLNSIAVWNDFVNPQVVLGTSSGIYTVTTGVYAAVGRYTTDYTLVFPTLLLAIAPAFIFFIFMQRKIVGGLVAGATKG; from the coding sequence ATGAACATGCGGACCAAGTCCACCGAGTCGCAGACGACCGCAGTCGCCGAAGCCATGACCGTGCCAGCGGCGACCGACGCCGTCGTCACCCCTGCATCCGCGTCAGCCATCGCGAACGCCGTCGAGGCGCCGCGCTCTCCGCGTCGTCGGCGCCGGAGGCCGACCGCGTCGTCGTCCGTCGGTCGCATCACGAAGTGGGCGGTGCTCGTCGTCGTCGCCGTCGTCATGCTGGTGCCGATGTACGTCCTGGTGATCAGCGCGTTCAAGTCTCAGGCGGACATCCTGCTCACGCCGCTGCTCATCTCCCCGGACACCTTCACTCTCGAGCATCTGGCGAAAGCCCTCACGAGCGAAAAGTTCAATGTCGTCCGTGCGTACGGAATCACCCTGCTGTTCGTGGTGCTCGTCAACGTCTTCTGCATCCTGCTGGCGGCACCGGCCTCTTACGTCATCGCGCGCGGTCGCAGCAAATGGCATCTGGTGCTTCTGCTGGTGTTCGTCTCGGGCATGTTCATCCCCGGCCAGGTCACTCTCATCCCTGTCGTGTTCGTGCTCCGGGTGCTCGGCCTCATCGGAACGATCCCGGGGTTCGTTCTGTTCGAGACAGCATTGACGCTGCCCATCACGATCTTCCTGTTCGTCGCATACCTGCGTACCGTCCCCCGCGACATCGACGAGGCTGCCGCCCTGGATGGTGCGGGCAAGATCCGCGCGTTCTGGTCGTGCATCTTCCCCATCATGAAGCCGGCCGTCGCGACGATCGTGGTGCTCAACTCGATCGCGGTATGGAACGACTTCGTGAATCCGCAGGTCGTACTCGGAACCAGTTCGGGCATCTACACGGTCACAACGGGCGTCTACGCGGCGGTGGGGCGATACACCACCGACTACACCCTCGTCTTCCCGACGCTGCTGCTGGCGATCGCCCCTGCGTTCATCTTCTTCATCTTCATGCAGCGCAAGATCGTCGGCGGGCTCGTCGCCGGCGCCACGAAAGGCTGA
- a CDS encoding carbohydrate ABC transporter permease, with translation MSTPSRAVVVWRRRLPGLVMASPAVIVFLAMFMVPMVLAFVLSLTNWNGFSLRFEFVGFENYLNAFKNPRVFNASTYTFVVALIGTLLCNAVGLALATLISGSGPLNTVARTVFFYPYIISALIIGFLWSALLAPQGVVNNVLVQLGLAPIPFLSDPELAKATVIFTVVWAAFGFNMILYIAGLKSIPAEYYEAAMMDGARKWMQFRHITLPLLAPVVTVNLVLTIVGLLKVYDIVLALTDGGPAGSTQTIVYQILKESFANAKLGFGSAQSVILLIVTAVIALTVTLARRGAEKKVSE, from the coding sequence ATGTCTACCCCGTCTCGTGCCGTGGTCGTGTGGAGGCGACGCCTCCCCGGGCTGGTCATGGCCTCGCCCGCGGTCATCGTCTTTCTGGCCATGTTCATGGTTCCGATGGTGCTCGCGTTCGTGCTCAGCCTCACCAACTGGAACGGGTTCAGCCTGAGGTTCGAATTCGTCGGCTTCGAGAACTATCTCAATGCGTTCAAGAACCCCCGCGTGTTCAACGCATCGACCTACACCTTCGTCGTCGCACTGATCGGAACGCTGCTCTGCAACGCGGTCGGCTTGGCGCTCGCCACCCTCATCAGCGGATCGGGGCCTCTCAACACTGTCGCGCGGACCGTGTTCTTCTACCCCTACATCATCAGTGCGCTGATCATCGGGTTCCTCTGGTCGGCGCTTCTCGCGCCGCAGGGCGTTGTCAACAACGTCCTCGTCCAGCTGGGTCTCGCGCCGATCCCGTTCCTCTCGGACCCCGAGCTGGCCAAGGCGACGGTGATCTTCACCGTGGTCTGGGCGGCGTTCGGCTTCAACATGATCCTGTACATCGCGGGTCTGAAGTCCATTCCCGCGGAGTACTACGAGGCAGCGATGATGGACGGCGCCCGCAAGTGGATGCAGTTCCGCCACATCACCCTGCCGCTGCTCGCACCGGTGGTGACCGTGAACCTGGTTCTTACCATCGTCGGTCTGCTCAAGGTCTACGACATCGTCCTCGCGCTGACCGATGGTGGCCCGGCCGGCTCGACGCAGACCATCGTCTACCAGATTCTGAAGGAGTCTTTCGCGAACGCGAAGCTCGGATTCGGGTCGGCCCAGTCGGTCATCCTCCTGATCGTCACCGCCGTCATCGCCCTGACCGTGACGCTCGCCCGTCGCGGGGCCGAGAAGAAGGTGTCGGAATGA
- a CDS encoding ABC transporter substrate-binding protein: MLANISLTQTEEFWNEVVAPFEEANNVDVKIVAPGADGLSATLTQLLASGDVPDVVEWLAPTAELAPELVDLSEYEWAQNGPLAEQNKVDGKIYTSGVGANFQSTFFYNKAAFEEAGITEVPETMDDLEDALAKLKDAGWIPLQTGGEWFSNILYQYQSLPNVLAEYPDWRAEMTSGDLTFSETFKEPTERYVSWLEKGYIPADSVGVKYADAEANFLAGKVAIYPMGSWFAAAEMQAAEKPEIGVFSTPVEKEGDTPRVAAALANTYLVMKASEHQDAAIKLVEFMTTDEDAITAQLAGDGIFRAGYDDYEMDQLSKDIVKLVEETPVDAFVSPGEGAGDDTVPAGFTAEMNTQVQALMTGQANADQFLAAMDAWFASNR; this comes from the coding sequence ATGCTCGCCAACATCTCGCTCACCCAGACGGAGGAATTCTGGAACGAGGTCGTCGCCCCGTTCGAAGAGGCCAACAACGTCGACGTCAAGATCGTGGCTCCCGGAGCCGACGGTCTCTCGGCCACGCTGACGCAGCTTCTCGCTTCGGGCGATGTGCCCGACGTCGTCGAGTGGTTGGCTCCGACCGCCGAGCTCGCGCCCGAGCTTGTCGACCTCTCCGAGTACGAGTGGGCTCAGAACGGGCCCCTCGCCGAGCAGAACAAGGTCGACGGCAAGATCTACACGTCCGGCGTCGGTGCGAACTTCCAGTCGACGTTCTTCTACAACAAGGCCGCGTTCGAAGAAGCGGGCATCACCGAGGTCCCCGAGACCATGGATGACCTCGAGGACGCGCTTGCGAAGCTCAAGGACGCCGGGTGGATCCCGCTGCAGACCGGTGGCGAGTGGTTCTCGAACATCCTGTACCAGTACCAGAGTCTCCCCAACGTCCTGGCGGAGTACCCGGACTGGCGCGCCGAGATGACCTCTGGCGATCTCACCTTCAGCGAGACGTTCAAGGAGCCGACGGAGCGCTACGTGAGCTGGCTCGAGAAGGGCTACATCCCCGCCGACTCGGTCGGTGTGAAGTACGCCGACGCCGAGGCCAACTTCCTCGCGGGCAAGGTCGCCATCTACCCGATGGGCAGCTGGTTCGCCGCCGCCGAGATGCAGGCCGCCGAGAAGCCCGAGATCGGCGTCTTCTCCACGCCGGTCGAGAAGGAGGGCGACACCCCGCGCGTGGCCGCCGCACTCGCGAACACCTACCTCGTCATGAAGGCATCCGAGCACCAGGATGCTGCGATCAAGCTCGTCGAGTTCATGACCACCGACGAGGACGCGATCACGGCGCAGCTTGCCGGCGACGGCATCTTCCGCGCAGGCTACGACGACTACGAGATGGACCAGCTCAGCAAGGACATTGTGAAGCTCGTCGAGGAGACGCCCGTCGATGCGTTCGTCTCTCCCGGCGAGGGCGCCGGAGACGACACGGTGCCCGCCGGCTTCACCGCCGAGATGAACACCCAGGTCCAGGCACTCATGACGGGTCAGGCCAATGCCGACCAGTTTCTCGCTGCCATGGACGCCTGGTTCGCCAGCAACCGCTGA
- a CDS encoding SDR family NAD(P)-dependent oxidoreductase, translated as MNGLIAVVTGAGSGIGLATARRLAFEGVRVIGLDLVPGGLEPFATWIHCDVGSAEEVAQTFGDVSEHVDRIDILVNNAGIGAVGDVETAIEDDWARVFNVNVMGIARVTRAALPLLRKSGHASIVNICSIAATVGLPDRAVYSASKGAVQSMTMAMAADHAREGIRVNCVNPGTADTPWVNRLLDQAADPAAERARLSARQPIGRLITADEVASAVAYLASPDQASTTGIALAVDGGMNGLRLPA; from the coding sequence ATGAATGGCCTGATTGCCGTGGTGACCGGCGCCGGCTCCGGCATCGGCCTCGCGACGGCACGACGACTCGCGTTCGAGGGAGTGCGCGTGATCGGTCTGGATCTCGTGCCTGGGGGCCTGGAGCCGTTCGCCACGTGGATCCACTGCGACGTCGGATCGGCGGAGGAGGTCGCGCAGACCTTCGGCGATGTCTCCGAGCATGTCGATCGGATCGACATCCTGGTCAACAACGCCGGCATCGGCGCGGTCGGCGACGTCGAGACCGCGATCGAGGATGATTGGGCGCGCGTCTTCAATGTGAACGTCATGGGCATCGCCCGGGTCACGCGCGCCGCGCTCCCCCTGCTTCGGAAGAGCGGGCACGCCTCGATCGTCAATATCTGCTCGATCGCCGCGACGGTCGGCCTGCCCGACCGCGCTGTCTACAGCGCGAGCAAGGGCGCCGTTCAGTCGATGACCATGGCGATGGCGGCAGACCATGCCCGCGAAGGCATCCGTGTCAACTGCGTCAACCCGGGCACCGCCGATACCCCCTGGGTGAACCGCCTCCTCGACCAGGCCGCCGACCCGGCTGCCGAGAGGGCGCGACTCTCCGCCCGACAGCCCATCGGCCGGTTGATCACCGCCGACGAAGTGGCCTCTGCCGTCGCCTACCTCGCGAGCCCCGACCAGGCGTCCACGACCGGCATCGCGCTCGCCGTCGACGGTGGCATGAACGGCCTCCGCCTTCCCGCATGA